In Xanthomonas sp. SI, the following are encoded in one genomic region:
- a CDS encoding efflux RND transporter periplasmic adaptor subunit, protein MTSPLRSLALACAVVVVLASCKKQEEQQAMPPPEVGVLEAKPQTLPLQRDMVGRLSAYRSADVRARVAGVLEKRLYTEGTDVKEGQPLFQIDPAPLRASLASAQGQLAAAEATYANAKVAATRARSLAPQAYVSKSDLDTAEATERTSAASVQQARAAVDTARINLGYATVTAPIAGRAGKQQVTEGALVGQGDTTLLTTIDQLDPLYVNFSMSSDELAQLRQAQTQGNVALNDEGKSTVQVKLGDGSVYAQSGTLDFSDTAVDPSTGSVTLRALLPNPDRVLLPGAFVSFAANLGQRNNAYLIPQEAIQRDAKGAYALVVGKDGKVLRKDVVTVGQQEGKWIVGSGLAAGDQVIVSGLQKAKEGAPAKATPWTPGAPSQAPGGAAPQGQAPAGAAPQDKAAGQPQGAASGDTPAAAADSKPEQQ, encoded by the coding sequence ATGACCTCCCCGTTGCGTTCTCTCGCCCTGGCCTGCGCCGTCGTGGTGGTGTTGGCGTCCTGCAAGAAACAAGAAGAACAGCAGGCCATGCCGCCGCCGGAAGTGGGCGTGTTGGAAGCCAAGCCGCAGACGCTGCCGTTGCAGCGCGACATGGTCGGGCGCCTGTCCGCCTACCGCAGCGCCGACGTGCGCGCCCGCGTGGCCGGGGTGCTGGAAAAGCGCCTGTACACCGAAGGCACCGACGTGAAGGAAGGCCAGCCGCTGTTCCAGATCGATCCGGCGCCGCTGCGCGCCTCGCTGGCGTCGGCGCAGGGCCAGCTGGCCGCGGCCGAGGCCACCTACGCCAACGCCAAGGTCGCCGCCACCCGCGCGCGCAGCCTGGCGCCGCAGGCCTACGTGTCCAAGTCCGACCTGGACACCGCCGAGGCCACCGAACGCACCTCGGCCGCGTCGGTGCAGCAGGCGCGCGCCGCGGTGGACACCGCACGCATCAACCTGGGCTACGCCACCGTCACCGCGCCGATCGCCGGCCGCGCCGGCAAGCAGCAGGTCACCGAAGGCGCGCTGGTCGGCCAGGGCGACACCACCCTGCTGACCACGATCGACCAGCTCGACCCGCTGTACGTGAACTTCTCGATGAGTTCGGACGAACTGGCGCAGCTGCGCCAGGCGCAGACCCAGGGCAACGTGGCGCTGAACGACGAGGGCAAGTCGACCGTGCAGGTCAAGCTCGGCGACGGCAGCGTCTATGCCCAGTCCGGCACGCTGGACTTCTCCGATACCGCGGTCGATCCGAGCACCGGCTCGGTGACCCTGCGCGCCCTGCTGCCCAATCCGGACCGGGTGCTGCTGCCCGGCGCGTTCGTCAGCTTCGCCGCCAACCTGGGCCAGCGCAACAACGCCTACCTGATCCCGCAGGAAGCGATCCAGCGCGACGCCAAGGGCGCCTATGCGCTGGTGGTCGGCAAGGACGGCAAGGTGCTGCGCAAGGACGTGGTCACGGTCGGCCAGCAGGAAGGCAAGTGGATCGTCGGTTCCGGCCTGGCCGCCGGCGACCAGGTCATCGTCTCCGGCCTGCAGAAGGCCAAGGAAGGCGCGCCGGCCAAGGCCACGCCGTGGACCCCGGGCGCTCCGAGCCAGGCCCCGGGCGGCGCCGCGCCGCAGGGCCAGGCGCCCGCTGGCGCCGCGCCGCAGGACAAGGCCGCCGGCCAACCGCAGGGCGCAGCGAGCGGCGACACGCCGGCCGCCGCGGCCGATTCCAAGCCCGAGCAGCAGTAA
- a CDS encoding multidrug efflux RND transporter permease subunit, which yields MPKFFIEHPVFAWVVAILISLSGVIAILNLGVESYPSIAPPQVTVTATYPGASADTTERSVTQVIEQQLTGIDHLLYFSSSSSSSGTATVTLTFETGTNADIAQVQVQNKVSLATPRLPSEVTAQGVVVAKANAGFLSVIALRSDNPSIDRSALNDIVGSRVLEQISRVPGVGSTQQFGAEYAMDIWLNPEKLQGYHLSPSQVYNAISAQNVQFAAGSIGSDPAPSGQSFTATVTAEGRFSSPEQFENIILRADGNGSVVRLKDVARVAFGPTSFGFDTQYNGKPTGAFAIQLLPGANALSVSEAVKAKMDELQPSFPQGVSWFTPYESTTFVRISIEEVVKTLAEAIVLVFLVMLVFLQNFRATIIPTLVIPVALLGTFLGMWVIGFTINQLTLFAMVLAIGIVVDDAIVVIENVERIMSEEHLAPKAATQKAMTQITGAVVAITVVLAAVFIPSAMQPGAAGAIYKQFAITIAMAMGFSAFLALSFTPALCAAFLKATHNENPNWVYRNFNKYYDKLANRYVGAVGGTIRRAPRWMAVFALLVVLCGFLFTRMPGSFLPEEDQGFALAIVQLPPGATVGRTNEVFAQMRGVLQQQPAVEGMLQVAGFSFLGRGENVGMGFIRLKPWADRDVTATDLIQQLNGMFYGIKGAQIFVVNLPTVNGLGQFGGFDMWLQDRTGAGEEALTQARNILLGKAAARQDALAGVRPNGLENAPQLQLSVDRVQAQSMGLSVSDIYQSIQMMLAPVYVNDFFYEGRIKRVNMQADAPFRTGPESLRNFYVPSSSATDSDGLPQMIPLSTVVKSNWIYSSPSLSRYNGYSAVNVVGNPAPGGSSGQAMSAMEEIVNNDLPPGFGFDWSGMSYQEIIAGNSATLLLVLSIVVVFLCLAALYESWSIPVSVLLVVPIGVLGAITFSLLRGLPNDIYFKIGMITVIGLAAKNAILIVEFAVEQRAAGKTLREAATEAAHLRFRPILMTSFAFILGVLPMAISTGAGANARHSIGTGVIGGMVFATLLGVLFIPLFFVVVRRMLGDKLDEPSKEYVAIQQEGQNRNQPDR from the coding sequence ATGCCTAAGTTCTTCATCGAACACCCGGTCTTCGCCTGGGTGGTGGCGATCCTGATCTCGCTCAGCGGCGTGATCGCCATCCTCAACCTCGGCGTCGAATCCTATCCCTCGATCGCGCCGCCGCAGGTCACCGTCACCGCGACCTACCCCGGCGCCAGCGCCGACACCACCGAGCGCTCGGTCACCCAGGTGATCGAGCAGCAGCTGACCGGCATCGATCACCTGCTGTACTTCAGCTCCTCGTCCTCCTCCAGCGGCACCGCCACCGTCACCCTGACCTTCGAGACCGGCACCAATGCCGACATCGCCCAGGTGCAGGTGCAGAACAAGGTGTCGCTGGCGACGCCGCGCCTGCCCTCGGAAGTGACCGCGCAGGGCGTGGTGGTGGCCAAGGCCAACGCCGGCTTCCTCAGCGTGATCGCGCTGCGTTCGGACAACCCGTCGATCGACCGCAGCGCGCTCAACGACATCGTCGGCTCGCGCGTGCTGGAGCAGATCTCGCGCGTGCCCGGCGTCGGCAGCACCCAGCAGTTCGGCGCCGAATACGCGATGGACATCTGGCTGAACCCGGAAAAGCTGCAGGGCTATCACCTGTCGCCGAGCCAGGTGTACAACGCGATCAGCGCGCAGAACGTGCAGTTCGCCGCCGGCTCGATCGGTTCGGATCCGGCCCCGTCCGGGCAGTCGTTCACCGCCACGGTCACCGCCGAAGGCCGCTTCAGTTCGCCCGAGCAGTTCGAGAACATCATCCTGCGCGCGGACGGCAACGGCAGCGTGGTGCGCCTGAAGGACGTGGCGCGGGTCGCGTTCGGCCCGACCAGCTTCGGCTTCGACACCCAGTACAACGGTAAGCCGACCGGCGCGTTCGCGATCCAGCTGCTGCCCGGCGCCAATGCGCTGAGCGTGTCCGAGGCGGTCAAGGCCAAGATGGACGAGCTGCAGCCGAGCTTCCCGCAGGGCGTGAGCTGGTTCACCCCGTACGAAAGCACCACCTTCGTGCGCATCTCGATCGAGGAAGTGGTTAAGACCCTGGCCGAAGCGATCGTGCTGGTGTTCCTGGTGATGCTGGTGTTCCTGCAGAACTTCCGCGCCACCATCATCCCTACCCTGGTGATCCCGGTGGCGCTGCTGGGCACCTTCCTGGGCATGTGGGTGATCGGCTTCACCATCAACCAGCTGACCCTGTTCGCGATGGTGCTGGCGATCGGCATCGTGGTCGACGATGCGATCGTGGTGATCGAGAACGTCGAACGCATCATGTCCGAAGAGCACCTGGCGCCGAAGGCGGCCACGCAGAAGGCGATGACCCAGATCACCGGCGCGGTGGTGGCGATCACCGTGGTGCTGGCGGCGGTGTTCATCCCCTCGGCGATGCAGCCCGGCGCGGCCGGCGCGATCTACAAGCAGTTCGCGATCACCATCGCCATGGCGATGGGGTTCTCGGCGTTCCTGGCGCTGAGCTTTACTCCGGCGTTGTGCGCGGCGTTCCTGAAGGCCACCCACAACGAGAACCCGAACTGGGTGTACCGCAACTTCAACAAGTACTACGACAAGCTGGCCAACCGCTACGTCGGCGCGGTCGGCGGCACCATTCGCCGCGCGCCGCGCTGGATGGCGGTGTTCGCGTTGCTGGTGGTGCTGTGCGGCTTCCTGTTCACGCGCATGCCCGGCAGCTTCCTGCCCGAGGAAGACCAGGGCTTCGCGCTGGCGATCGTGCAGTTGCCGCCGGGCGCCACGGTCGGCCGCACCAACGAGGTGTTCGCGCAGATGCGCGGCGTGCTGCAGCAGCAGCCGGCCGTGGAAGGCATGCTGCAGGTGGCCGGCTTCAGCTTCCTGGGCCGCGGCGAGAACGTCGGCATGGGCTTCATCCGGCTCAAGCCGTGGGCCGACCGCGACGTCACCGCCACCGACCTGATCCAGCAGTTGAACGGGATGTTCTACGGCATCAAGGGCGCGCAGATCTTCGTGGTCAACCTGCCCACGGTGAACGGGCTGGGCCAGTTCGGCGGCTTCGACATGTGGCTGCAGGACCGCACCGGCGCCGGCGAGGAGGCGCTGACCCAGGCGCGCAACATCCTGCTCGGCAAGGCCGCCGCGCGCCAGGATGCGCTGGCCGGGGTACGCCCCAACGGCCTGGAGAACGCGCCGCAGCTGCAGCTGAGCGTGGACCGGGTGCAGGCGCAGTCGATGGGCCTGTCGGTCAGCGACATCTACCAGTCGATCCAGATGATGCTGGCGCCGGTGTACGTCAACGACTTCTTCTACGAAGGCCGCATCAAGCGCGTCAACATGCAGGCCGACGCGCCGTTCCGCACCGGCCCGGAGTCGCTGCGCAACTTCTACGTGCCCAGCAGCAGCGCCACCGACAGCGACGGCCTGCCGCAGATGATCCCGTTGAGCACGGTGGTGAAGTCGAACTGGATCTACAGCTCGCCGTCGCTGAGCCGCTACAACGGCTACTCGGCGGTCAACGTGGTCGGCAACCCGGCCCCGGGCGGCAGTTCCGGCCAGGCGATGAGCGCGATGGAGGAGATCGTCAACAACGACCTGCCGCCGGGCTTCGGCTTCGACTGGAGCGGCATGTCGTACCAGGAGATCATCGCCGGCAACAGCGCCACGCTGCTGCTGGTGCTGTCGATCGTGGTGGTGTTCCTGTGCCTGGCGGCGCTGTACGAGAGCTGGTCGATCCCGGTCTCGGTATTGCTGGTGGTGCCGATCGGCGTGCTCGGCGCGATCACCTTCTCGCTGCTGCGCGGCCTGCCGAACGATATCTACTTCAAGATCGGCATGATCACGGTGATCGGCCTGGCGGCGAAGAACGCGATCCTGATCGTGGAGTTCGCGGTGGAGCAGCGCGCGGCGGGCAAGACCCTGCGCGAAGCGGCCACCGAGGCGGCGCACCTGCGCTTCCGTCCGATCCTGATGACCTCGTTCGCGTTCATCCTCGGCGTGCTGCCGATGGCGATCTCCACCGGCGCCGGCGCCAACGCGCGCCACTCGATCGGCACCGGCGTGATCGGCGGCATGGTGTTCGCCACCCTGCTCGGCGTGCTGTTCATCCCGCTGTTCTTCGTGGTGGTGCGGCGCATGCTCGGCGACAAGCTGGACGAGCCGTCGAAGGAATACGTGGCGATCCAGCAGGAAGGGCAGAACCGGAACCAGCCGGACAGGTGA
- a CDS encoding acyl-CoA dehydrogenase family protein, with translation MAHQTAREGFYVDFSFTEEQLMIQDVARRIAQERIAPSAEHHDRTGEFPLENIRLLGENGLMGIEVPEEYGGAGMDPIAYVLAMVEIAAGDAAHSTIVSVNNSLFCAGILKNGNEAQKQKYVRAIADGSHIGAFALTEPQSGSDATAMRCRAVRQDDGSFVVNGKKSWITSGPVAKYIVLFAVTDPEQGSRGITAFVIDTDKPGFHRGKTEPKLGIRASATCEIEFQDYVATPDEVLGAPGEGFKIAMSVLDAGRIGIASQAIGIARAAYQATLDYVKERKAFGSPIGAFQMTQAKIADMKCKLDASLLLTLRAAWVKGQGQRFTTEASVAKLTASEAAMWITHQAVQIHGGMGYSKEMPLERYFRDAKITEIYEGTSEIQRLVIARNETGLR, from the coding sequence ATGGCGCACCAGACAGCCCGGGAGGGGTTCTACGTGGATTTCAGCTTTACTGAAGAACAATTGATGATCCAGGACGTGGCGCGACGCATCGCCCAGGAACGGATCGCCCCGAGCGCCGAGCATCACGACCGCACCGGCGAGTTCCCGCTGGAGAACATCCGCCTGCTCGGCGAGAACGGCCTGATGGGCATCGAGGTGCCGGAGGAGTACGGCGGTGCCGGCATGGACCCGATCGCCTACGTGCTGGCGATGGTCGAGATCGCCGCCGGCGACGCCGCCCATTCCACCATCGTGTCGGTCAACAACTCGCTGTTCTGCGCCGGCATCCTGAAGAACGGCAACGAGGCGCAGAAGCAGAAGTACGTGCGTGCGATCGCCGACGGCAGCCACATCGGCGCGTTCGCGCTGACCGAGCCGCAGTCCGGCTCCGACGCCACCGCGATGCGGTGCCGGGCGGTGCGCCAGGACGACGGTAGCTTCGTGGTCAACGGCAAGAAGAGCTGGATCACCTCCGGCCCGGTCGCCAAGTACATCGTGCTGTTCGCGGTCACCGATCCGGAGCAGGGTTCGCGCGGCATCACCGCGTTCGTGATCGACACCGACAAGCCCGGCTTCCATCGTGGCAAGACCGAGCCCAAGCTCGGCATCCGCGCTTCGGCCACCTGCGAGATCGAGTTCCAGGATTACGTCGCGACCCCGGACGAGGTGCTGGGCGCGCCGGGCGAGGGCTTCAAGATCGCGATGAGCGTGCTCGACGCCGGCCGCATCGGCATCGCCTCGCAGGCGATCGGCATCGCCCGCGCCGCCTACCAGGCCACCCTGGACTACGTGAAGGAGCGCAAGGCGTTCGGCTCGCCGATCGGCGCGTTCCAGATGACCCAGGCCAAGATCGCCGACATGAAGTGCAAGCTCGACGCGTCGCTGTTGCTGACGCTGCGCGCGGCATGGGTGAAGGGGCAGGGCCAGCGCTTCACCACCGAGGCCTCGGTGGCCAAGCTGACCGCGTCCGAAGCGGCGATGTGGATCACCCACCAGGCGGTGCAGATCCATGGCGGCATGGGCTACTCGAAGGAAATGCCGCTGGAGCGCTATTTCCGCGATGCCAAGATTACCGAGATCTACGAAGGCACGTCTGAAATCCAGCGCTTGGTGATTGCCCGCAACGAGACCGGGTTGCGCTGA
- a CDS encoding homocysteine S-methyltransferase family protein produces the protein MSISYGSSQSQIPWLHPQRTQKLLQALSERILIIDGAMGTMIQRHDLQEADYRGERFADGYDGAHVHGPGCDHAPQGHDLKGNNDLLLLSRPEVIAGIHRAYLDAGADLLETNTFNATSISQADYHLEHLVYELNKAGAQVARDCCDAVEALTPDKPRFVIGVLGPTSRTASISPDVNDPGFRNTSFDELRGTYREAVEGLIDGGADTLMVETIFDTLNAKAALYAIEEVFDARGGRLPVMISGTITDASGRTLSGQTAEAFYASVAHGRPLSVGLNCALGASDLRPHVETLARIADGYVSAHPNAGLPNAFGEYDETPEEMAATLKEFAESGLLNLVGGCCGTTPAHIQAIAEAVRGLRPRTPLAAQAQAA, from the coding sequence ATGAGCATCTCTTACGGTTCTTCTCAGTCCCAGATTCCCTGGCTGCATCCGCAGCGCACGCAAAAGCTGTTGCAGGCGCTGTCCGAACGCATCCTGATCATCGATGGCGCGATGGGCACCATGATCCAGCGCCACGACCTGCAGGAGGCCGACTACCGCGGCGAGCGTTTCGCCGACGGCTACGACGGCGCGCACGTGCACGGACCCGGCTGCGACCACGCGCCGCAGGGCCATGATCTGAAGGGCAACAACGACCTGTTGCTGCTGTCGCGGCCGGAAGTCATCGCCGGCATCCATCGCGCCTATCTCGACGCCGGCGCCGACCTGCTGGAAACCAACACCTTCAACGCCACCTCGATCAGCCAGGCCGACTACCACCTGGAACACCTGGTCTACGAATTGAACAAGGCCGGCGCGCAGGTCGCGCGCGACTGCTGCGACGCGGTCGAGGCACTCACCCCGGACAAGCCGCGCTTCGTCATCGGCGTGCTCGGCCCGACCAGCCGCACCGCCTCGATCAGCCCCGACGTCAACGATCCCGGCTTCCGCAACACCAGCTTCGACGAGCTGCGCGGCACCTATCGCGAAGCGGTCGAAGGCCTGATCGACGGCGGCGCCGACACGCTGATGGTGGAAACCATCTTCGACACGCTCAACGCCAAGGCGGCGCTGTACGCGATCGAGGAAGTGTTCGACGCGCGCGGCGGGCGCCTGCCGGTGATGATCTCCGGCACCATCACCGACGCCTCCGGGCGCACCCTGTCCGGGCAGACCGCCGAAGCGTTCTACGCCTCGGTCGCGCACGGCCGGCCGCTGTCGGTGGGGCTGAACTGCGCGCTCGGCGCCAGCGACCTGCGCCCGCACGTGGAGACCCTGGCGCGGATCGCCGACGGCTACGTCAGCGCGCACCCCAACGCCGGCCTGCCCAACGCCTTCGGCGAGTACGACGAGACCCCTGAGGAAATGGCGGCGACGCTGAAGGAGTTCGCCGAATCCGGCCTGCTCAACCTGGTCGGCGGCTGCTGCGGCACCACCCCGGCGCATATCCAGGCGATCGCCGAGGCGGTGCGCGGGCTGCGTCCGCGCACGCCGCTGGCGGCGCAGGCACAGGCGGCCTGA
- a CDS encoding TetR/AcrR family transcriptional regulator: MTASPAPSRLPQARDQRVYAAVRELLAEAGMRLSMDAVAARAGCSKQTLYSRYRSKQDLLQRVMQDHTELSATHLGPAQGELRGSLLRFAREYLEQLSEPSVLQSCQLIAAESRHFPEQVRALFRDSAEALMQRLSERLQLAVAAGQLRHDDPHFMAELLLSMIVGMDFERQRFHTAHRSDAAAQRAWAEFAVDGFLRAFAAPPAPSLSFSTPDRSTTR, from the coding sequence ATGACCGCCTCCCCTGCCCCGTCCCGCCTGCCTCAGGCGCGCGATCAGCGCGTGTACGCCGCCGTGCGCGAACTGTTGGCCGAAGCCGGCATGCGCCTGAGCATGGATGCGGTGGCCGCCCGCGCCGGCTGCTCCAAGCAGACCCTGTACAGCCGCTACCGCAGCAAGCAGGACTTGCTGCAGCGGGTGATGCAGGACCATACCGAACTGAGCGCCACGCACCTGGGTCCGGCGCAGGGCGAACTGCGCGGCAGCCTGCTGCGCTTCGCCCGCGAGTACCTGGAGCAGCTGTCCGAGCCGAGCGTGCTGCAGAGCTGCCAGCTGATCGCGGCCGAATCGCGGCATTTCCCCGAGCAGGTCCGCGCGCTGTTCCGCGACAGCGCCGAGGCGCTGATGCAGCGCCTGAGCGAGCGCCTGCAACTGGCGGTGGCCGCCGGCCAGCTGCGCCATGACGATCCGCACTTCATGGCCGAACTGCTGTTGAGCATGATCGTCGGGATGGATTTCGAGCGCCAACGCTTCCATACCGCCCATCGCAGCGACGCCGCCGCGCAGCGCGCCTGGGCCGAATTCGCCGTCGACGGTTTCCTGCGCGCGTTCGCCGCGCCCCCTGCCCCTTCCCTTTCGTTTTCGACACCAGACCGGAGTACCACCCGATGA
- a CDS encoding metalloregulator ArsR/SmtB family transcription factor codes for MDLEDWSTRLKVFADATRVRLLALLEQEELTVAELSAITRLAQPRVSTHLAKLKEAGLVRDRRAGVSAYYRFDEAQLDPAQRALWLALSTGSDDPLLRQDAERVAAVLANRAADQNWADSVAGDMERHYSPGRTWEALARTALPLLETGDVLDIASGDGVLAELVAPHARRYVCIDTSARVVAAASERLRRLSNVEVREGDMHALPFADASFDLVVMMHALTYAAKPAQAVAESARVLRPGGRLLLCSLARHEHKAAVQAYGHVNLGFASKELRKFVDKAGLDVSSLETVTREKRPPHFEVISLIAVKPGFGNGDSEIAKAKAGASE; via the coding sequence ATGGATCTGGAGGACTGGTCGACCCGGCTGAAGGTGTTCGCCGATGCGACCCGGGTGCGCCTGCTGGCATTGCTGGAGCAGGAAGAGCTGACCGTAGCCGAGCTGTCGGCGATCACCCGGCTGGCGCAACCGCGCGTGTCCACCCACCTGGCCAAGCTGAAGGAGGCCGGGCTGGTGCGCGACCGCCGCGCCGGCGTGTCGGCCTACTACCGCTTCGACGAGGCGCAGCTGGACCCGGCGCAGCGCGCGCTGTGGCTGGCGCTGAGCACCGGCAGCGACGATCCGCTGCTGCGCCAGGACGCCGAGCGCGTGGCCGCGGTGCTGGCCAATCGCGCCGCCGACCAGAACTGGGCCGATTCGGTGGCCGGCGACATGGAACGCCACTACTCGCCCGGGCGCACCTGGGAAGCGCTGGCACGCACCGCGTTGCCGCTGCTGGAAACCGGCGATGTGCTCGACATCGCCTCCGGCGACGGCGTGCTGGCCGAACTGGTGGCCCCGCATGCGCGCCGCTACGTGTGCATCGACACCAGCGCACGGGTGGTGGCCGCGGCCAGCGAACGCCTGCGCCGCCTGAGCAACGTGGAAGTACGCGAAGGCGACATGCACGCGCTGCCGTTCGCCGATGCCAGCTTCGACCTGGTGGTGATGATGCACGCGCTGACCTACGCGGCCAAGCCGGCGCAGGCGGTGGCCGAGTCGGCGCGGGTGCTGCGCCCCGGCGGGCGCCTGCTGCTGTGCAGCCTCGCCCGCCACGAACACAAGGCCGCGGTGCAGGCCTACGGCCACGTCAACCTGGGCTTCGCCTCCAAGGAGCTGCGCAAGTTCGTCGACAAGGCCGGACTGGACGTGTCCAGCCTGGAAACCGTGACCCGCGAAAAGCGGCCGCCGCACTTCGAGGTGATTTCGTTGATTGCGGTGAAGCCGGGATTCGGGAATGGGGATTCGGAAATCGCAAAGGCAAAAGCAGGAGCAAGCGAATGA